The Marinobacter salsuginis genomic interval GGACCTGTGCAACCAGTTTGGCGATCACGTTGTTCACGAGAACCTCGACCTGGACCTGCTTCGGGGCGAGATTCTGGGTGTGGTTGGTGGCTCTGGAACCGGCAAAACCGTGCTTTTGCGCAGCATTGTTGGGCTGAACACGCCCACCTCGGGCCACATACGCGTTTTTGGCGAGGATCTGATCCAGCTTTCGGCCCGTGAGCGCTCCCGGATAGAGCAACGGTTCGGTGTACTGTTCCAGGGGGGCGCCCTGTTCACCTCATTGAACCTGCAGGAAAATATAGCGGTTCCCCTGATTGAACACGCCGGCCTGAAGCGGCCCGAAGCGGAACAGCTGGCCCGCATGAAGCTGGCGCTGACCGGATTACCTCCCAATGCGGCGCTTCGCTACCCGTCCGAACTCTCCGGCGGCATGGTTAAACGCGCGAGCCTGGCACGAGCCCTGGCCCTTGATCCGGAAATCCTGTTTCTGGACGAACCCACCGCCGGCCTGGATCCCATCGGGGCTGCGGCATTCGACCGGCTGATCGTGACGCTTCGGGATGCCCTGGGGCTGACCGTGTTCTTGGTCACCCATGATCTGGACACCCTGTACTCAACCTGTGACCGGGTTGCGGTTCTTTCACAGCGAAAGGTCCTGGTAGCTGATACGCTGGAGGCCGTTGCCGCCACAGAAGACGATTGGATCCAGGATTACTTTCAAGGCCCCCGCGGTCGGGCGGCGAGCTACGCCTTCAGGGACCATTCGAACACACGGACGCAGGAGCAGTAACCATGGAGCCGAGGGCCCATCACCTGATCATTGGCCTGTTTACCATCCTGGCCTTCGCCGCCGCACTGATCTTTTCGCTGTGGCTTGCGAAATCCTCCGCCGATCGGGAATGGGGCTACTATGAGATCGTGTTCGAGCAGGCAGTTGGCGGCCTGTCCGAGGGTAATCCGGTGCTTTATAACGGCGTGCAGATTGGCGATGTCGTGGAGTTGAACCTTGATCCGAACAATCCCGCTCATGTGCGGGTTCTGGTGCGGGTTGATCAGTCGATTCCCATCCGAGAGAACACCAAGGCCGGCATGGTGCTCGCCAATATTACCGGCAGCATGAGCGTCCAGTTCAGCGGTGGGAGCCCCGACCAGCCCGTGCTAAAGGGCGACAGGGACAACCCGCCGGTCATTTTTGCCGAGCCCTCGGCATTCAACAACCTGCTGGCCAACAGCGAACAACTGCTGGCCAAAGCGGACCAGCTGCTTACCAGCGCCACTGAGTTGCTGTCCGGAGACAATATCGAGAACGCCTCTGCGATTCTGAGGAACACGCGCGAGGCCACGGATGCCCTGCTCGACCGCCGGGATCAGCTGACCGCCCTGCTTGAACAGTTCGACGCGGCCGCCATTCGCGCAGAAGAAGCCGCCATCAAGGTGTCCAATGTATCGGATAATGCCAACGAACTGTTGCGAACCGATGGCCAGCGGGTTCTGGAGTCCATGGACAGAGCCCTCGCGGTAATTACCACGACCATCGGGCGGATTGATGAGCTGACCCGTGACAATCAGGGCGCAATGGATGCTGGCCTTCAGGGCATGGGCGAGTTGGCACCCGCGCTTCGGGAGCTGAGGGCAACCCTGCGCAGCCTGAACCAGTTCACTCACCGGCTGGAACAGGACCCCACGGGCACGCTATTCGGCAATGAAACCATGAAGGAGATGGCACAGTGACATTGAGGTCAATCAAAAGCGTTGCGCTTCTCCTGGGCGCTGCCCTTGCCAGTGGCTGCACGGTGTTTCCGAACCCCGAACCACCCAGGGTTATGGACCTGGCGTTGGTACAGCCAATTCCCGCGGTCGAGCAAGCGGTTCAGGCATCCCTTCGCGTGGATACACCCTACGCCTCAGAGCCCTTCAATGGCTCGCTCATTCTGGCAAAGCCCATACCGCAGGAGTTTCGGTCCTACGAGGCCATCCGATGGAGGGATACAGCGCCTGTGGTGGTCCGGGATACCCTGGTTGCCAGCCTTCGCCAGAGTGGCGCCTTCACAAACGTCATCACCGATACCAATCCCGCGCCGGCTGAGCTGACGCTGGTGACCGAACTCTCTGCGTTTAATTCGGAAACCCCGGACACCGGCCCCCAGGTGGTTATCGAGCTACATCTTCAGATGATTCACAATCGTTCGCGGGCCAACCTGTGTACACGTACCGTCCGGATTGTTGAGCCCGCGGCGGGCACATCGGTTGACCAGATTGTTGAGGCGTTCGGAACCGCTGGCAGCCAGTTGGCCGCCAGGGTGGTTGACTGGGCTACGACGTGTGACTATCCGCCTCGGCTGAGGCCTTCTCGGGAAACAGATCAGACCACGCAGCCTTGAGGTAGAGACCCATGGACCAGAGCGTGAGAATCGCGGCGATATAGAGCAGCGCCAGGGCAACATTGGCCCAGAGCACGCCAGGGGGGAAGGCCAGCAAACCCACGATGGCTGCCATCTGGGCCGTGGTCTTGATCTTCCCGATGTAGGAGACTGCCACACTTGCGCGGCTGCCGATTTCTGCCATCCACTCCCGCAGGGCGGAAATCACGATTTCACGACCGATAATCACCGTGGCCGGAATGGTCAGCAGGATCGCCGAGTGTTCCTCGATCAGCACAGCCAGGGCAACGGCCACCATGAGCTTGTCTGCAACCGGGTCGAGGAAGGCGCCGAAAGGCGTGCTCTGGTTGAGCTTGCGGGCAAGATAGCCGTCCAGCCAGTCCGTGGCCGCCGCCAGCCCGAAAATGGCCGCGCTCACGAGGTAGCTCCACCCCACCGGAAGGTAAAAAATCACCACAAACACCGGAATCATGATGATGCGGGAGAGGGTGAGGATGTTTGGTAGATTCATG includes:
- a CDS encoding ABC transporter ATP-binding protein yields the protein MSESPSSDAGSKPVIAVRDLCNQFGDHVVHENLDLDLLRGEILGVVGGSGTGKTVLLRSIVGLNTPTSGHIRVFGEDLIQLSARERSRIEQRFGVLFQGGALFTSLNLQENIAVPLIEHAGLKRPEAEQLARMKLALTGLPPNAALRYPSELSGGMVKRASLARALALDPEILFLDEPTAGLDPIGAAAFDRLIVTLRDALGLTVFLVTHDLDTLYSTCDRVAVLSQRKVLVADTLEAVAATEDDWIQDYFQGPRGRAASYAFRDHSNTRTQEQ
- a CDS encoding MlaD family protein, with protein sequence MEPRAHHLIIGLFTILAFAAALIFSLWLAKSSADREWGYYEIVFEQAVGGLSEGNPVLYNGVQIGDVVELNLDPNNPAHVRVLVRVDQSIPIRENTKAGMVLANITGSMSVQFSGGSPDQPVLKGDRDNPPVIFAEPSAFNNLLANSEQLLAKADQLLTSATELLSGDNIENASAILRNTREATDALLDRRDQLTALLEQFDAAAIRAEEAAIKVSNVSDNANELLRTDGQRVLESMDRALAVITTTIGRIDELTRDNQGAMDAGLQGMGELAPALRELRATLRSLNQFTHRLEQDPTGTLFGNETMKEMAQ
- a CDS encoding ABC-type transport auxiliary lipoprotein family protein, encoding MTLRSIKSVALLLGAALASGCTVFPNPEPPRVMDLALVQPIPAVEQAVQASLRVDTPYASEPFNGSLILAKPIPQEFRSYEAIRWRDTAPVVVRDTLVASLRQSGAFTNVITDTNPAPAELTLVTELSAFNSETPDTGPQVVIELHLQMIHNRSRANLCTRTVRIVEPAAGTSVDQIVEAFGTAGSQLAARVVDWATTCDYPPRLRPSRETDQTTQP
- the pgsA gene encoding CDP-diacylglycerol--glycerol-3-phosphate 3-phosphatidyltransferase: MNLPNILTLSRIIMIPVFVVIFYLPVGWSYLVSAAIFGLAAATDWLDGYLARKLNQSTPFGAFLDPVADKLMVAVALAVLIEEHSAILLTIPATVIIGREIVISALREWMAEIGSRASVAVSYIGKIKTTAQMAAIVGLLAFPPGVLWANVALALLYIAAILTLWSMGLYLKAAWSDLFPEKASAEADSHTS